The proteins below come from a single Gimesia alba genomic window:
- a CDS encoding glycosyltransferase family 2 protein has translation MNQEQPASSAPARMPINEALISIVLPVFNEQSVLPQLLQAVEESLQSTGSQYEIIFVNDGSSDKSGPILDDLADLNSRVRILHFAKNFGHQAAVQAGLLHATGDAIVIMDADMQDSPAAIIDFIEYWQSGYDVVYAIRTDRKEGVFKRWAFQTFHKTLNLIASTSIPRDAGNFGLIDRQVAVQIAQLNDRDRYFPGLRSWVGFRQIGVPVERLARYDENPRVSFIQLCRLAKTAIFSFSFFPLMIFYVIAALSAVVCIALTSFVLYHKLITGLAIPGWASTTITASFFGTLNALGIGILGEYVTRIYDQVRARPMFIVGTKTNFDSPELEAPLLARSKTTQDTAKNEVGVNADQEFSQQP, from the coding sequence ATGAATCAAGAACAGCCTGCCTCTTCAGCACCTGCGCGAATGCCTATTAATGAGGCGTTAATTTCTATCGTACTGCCGGTATTTAATGAGCAGTCCGTCCTGCCGCAACTACTTCAGGCTGTGGAAGAATCGCTCCAATCAACTGGCAGTCAGTATGAAATCATCTTCGTAAACGACGGTTCCTCAGACAAGAGTGGGCCCATCCTGGATGATCTTGCCGATTTGAACTCACGGGTCCGCATTCTCCATTTCGCTAAGAATTTTGGACATCAGGCTGCTGTGCAGGCCGGCTTACTTCACGCAACGGGCGATGCCATCGTCATTATGGATGCCGACATGCAGGACAGTCCTGCTGCCATCATCGATTTCATCGAATACTGGCAATCTGGCTACGATGTTGTGTATGCGATTCGTACAGACCGTAAAGAAGGTGTGTTCAAACGCTGGGCATTTCAAACGTTCCACAAAACACTCAACTTAATCGCCAGCACATCGATTCCACGAGATGCCGGCAACTTCGGTTTGATTGACCGTCAAGTCGCCGTTCAAATTGCACAGCTCAATGACCGAGACCGCTACTTTCCTGGACTCCGTTCCTGGGTTGGGTTTCGCCAGATTGGTGTGCCCGTTGAGCGATTGGCCCGCTATGACGAAAACCCGCGCGTCTCATTCATCCAGTTATGCCGACTGGCTAAGACCGCTATTTTCTCATTTTCCTTTTTCCCTCTGATGATTTTCTATGTCATTGCCGCCCTGTCTGCAGTTGTCTGCATAGCGCTGACTTCTTTTGTGCTGTATCATAAACTAATCACCGGGCTGGCCATTCCTGGCTGGGCCTCTACCACCATCACCGCCTCATTTTTTGGCACCTTGAATGCACTGGGAATTGGAATTTTGGGTGAATATGTCACACGGATCTACGACCAGGTCAGAGCACGTCCCATGTTCATCGTAGGGACTAAAACCAACTTCGATTCCCCGGAATTGGAAGCCCCGCTTTTAGCACGATCAAAGACGACGCAAGATACTGCAAAGAATGAGGTCGGGGTAAACGCTGATCAGGAATTTTCTCAGCAGCCTTGA
- a CDS encoding class I SAM-dependent methyltransferase: MDLAHLTELIDLEETYWWHVAKRKLVTEILISEFPPPGLVIEGGIGSARNLLEFSQLGYDVIGFDLLEEAVDHGRSRGLEKVFVHELSQPWPVASASAKAVLLLDVMEHMKDPVELLKNAAETLTEDGGIIITVPAYPMLYSDWDRKLGHFCRYTKSKFRLNAEQAGLKVKWVTHWNSFTLPAAIASRGRDKILKRRQDSPPCFTRVSRFTNACLKSFAQLERKFIHSIGVPFGLSLVGVLTK, translated from the coding sequence GTGGACCTAGCACACCTCACCGAACTGATTGATTTGGAAGAGACATATTGGTGGCACGTTGCCAAACGCAAGCTGGTCACTGAGATCTTGATTTCCGAGTTTCCTCCCCCCGGTTTAGTGATTGAAGGTGGGATTGGTTCGGCACGGAACTTACTGGAGTTCAGTCAACTAGGTTATGACGTCATCGGCTTTGACCTGTTAGAAGAAGCGGTAGACCATGGTCGTTCACGTGGATTAGAAAAAGTATTCGTTCATGAATTGAGTCAACCCTGGCCAGTTGCTTCTGCTTCTGCGAAAGCAGTCCTCTTATTAGATGTCATGGAACACATGAAAGATCCCGTAGAATTACTGAAAAACGCAGCAGAAACTCTGACAGAGGATGGAGGAATCATCATTACCGTTCCCGCCTATCCAATGCTGTATTCAGACTGGGATCGAAAACTGGGCCACTTCTGTCGTTATACAAAATCGAAATTCCGTCTAAATGCAGAGCAGGCTGGATTAAAAGTGAAATGGGTCACCCACTGGAATTCATTTACTTTACCCGCTGCGATTGCCTCTCGTGGTAGAGACAAAATCTTGAAACGAAGGCAGGATTCCCCCCCCTGCTTCACGCGGGTTTCACGGTTTACGAATGCTTGCCTGAAGTCGTTCGCGCAACTCGAACGAAAGTTCATTCATTCGATAGGCGTTCCGTTTGGTCTTTCTCTGGTAGGAGTTTTAACCAAATGA